From a single Maritimibacter sp. DP1N21-5 genomic region:
- a CDS encoding cobalt-precorrin-6A reductase, whose protein sequence is MKILLLAGTTEARALAARLDRDGRIDLTVSLAGATRSPLPLQGNLRTGGFGSREAQKKFMQGMGFDAVIDATHPFAARITERTAEICRSLGLPRLVLLRPPWQPGPGDDWQEVESAARVGDHVKQDDVVFLATGPGSLDAIGPLDARRILCRRIDPTDQPFPWMVGNWLVGRPPFDAGDEIETFREEGVTLLVTKNAGGTGGEAKLVAARQLGLPVIMISRPPPPAGEVVETLEQAIDWVDRL, encoded by the coding sequence ATGAAGATCCTGCTTCTGGCCGGCACCACCGAAGCGCGGGCGCTCGCCGCTCGGCTCGACCGCGACGGTCGCATCGACCTCACCGTGTCGCTGGCCGGCGCCACGCGCAGCCCGCTTCCGCTGCAGGGAAACCTGCGGACGGGCGGCTTCGGTAGTCGTGAGGCTCAGAAAAAATTCATGCAAGGTATGGGCTTCGACGCCGTCATTGATGCGACGCATCCATTCGCGGCGCGGATTACCGAGCGCACAGCGGAGATTTGTCGGTCCCTCGGCCTGCCGCGTCTGGTCCTCCTGAGGCCGCCCTGGCAACCCGGACCCGGCGACGATTGGCAGGAGGTGGAAAGCGCGGCCCGAGTGGGCGATCACGTCAAGCAGGATGACGTCGTGTTTCTGGCGACCGGACCCGGGTCTCTCGACGCCATCGGCCCGCTCGACGCGCGCCGGATTCTGTGTCGCCGGATCGACCCGACGGATCAGCCATTTCCCTGGATGGTCGGTAACTGGCTCGTCGGGCGGCCGCCTTTCGACGCGGGTGACGAGATCGAGACCTTCCGTGAGGAAGGGGTGACCCTCCTGGTCACGAAGAACGCTGGCGGCACGGGGGGCGAAGCCAAGCTCGTCGCAGCGCGGCAGTTGGGCCTTCCCGTGATCATGATCTCTCGGCCACCGCCCCCTGCTGGTGAGGTGGTCGAGACCTTGGAGCAGGCGATCGACTGGGTGGACCGGTTGTGA
- a CDS encoding cobalt-precorrin-5B (C(1))-methyltransferase, protein MNDTSVRELRRGWTTGACATAAVRAALLRLWGGAWPDDVTITLPRGETPTFPLAHVAEGEGWAEVGITKDAGDDPDVTHGALIVARVTPGGTGVRFEAGPGVGIVTKPGLPIAPGEPAINPVPREMMAAQVAELAARFGQSPDVLITVSIPGGEAIAAKTWNPRLGIEGGLSVLGTTGIVRPFSCAAWIASIHRGIDVARAEGLTHVAGCTGATSERAVRALYGLPEGAMLDMGDFVGGMLKYLSTHPVDRVTVGGGIGKITKLAQGAWDLHSKRAQVDMGALADWLEEPRIKKMNSALEAYEFAGEKLPDIVARRALDQIRDRFGKDTRFDVVIVDRAGAVIGRAGP, encoded by the coding sequence ATGAACGACACATCTGTCCGAGAGTTGCGCCGGGGCTGGACCACGGGCGCCTGCGCCACCGCCGCCGTGCGGGCGGCGCTCTTGCGTCTTTGGGGCGGGGCCTGGCCGGATGACGTGACCATCACCCTTCCGAGGGGCGAGACGCCGACCTTCCCGCTCGCCCATGTCGCGGAGGGCGAGGGCTGGGCCGAAGTGGGCATCACCAAGGACGCGGGCGACGACCCAGACGTGACTCACGGCGCGCTGATCGTGGCGCGCGTGACGCCCGGCGGCACCGGCGTGCGTTTTGAGGCCGGTCCCGGTGTGGGCATCGTGACGAAGCCCGGCCTGCCGATCGCGCCGGGCGAGCCCGCGATCAACCCGGTTCCGCGTGAGATGATGGCGGCGCAGGTGGCCGAGCTGGCCGCGCGTTTCGGCCAGTCGCCAGACGTTCTGATCACGGTCTCCATTCCGGGTGGCGAGGCGATTGCGGCCAAGACCTGGAATCCCCGGCTCGGGATCGAGGGCGGTCTGTCTGTCCTTGGCACCACGGGAATCGTGCGGCCGTTTTCCTGCGCGGCCTGGATCGCCTCCATCCATCGCGGGATCGACGTGGCGCGGGCCGAAGGTCTGACTCATGTCGCGGGCTGCACGGGTGCCACGAGCGAGCGGGCCGTGCGCGCGCTCTACGGTCTGCCCGAGGGGGCGATGCTCGACATGGGGGATTTCGTGGGGGGGATGCTCAAGTATCTGTCCACGCATCCGGTCGACCGCGTGACCGTCGGGGGCGGGATCGGCAAGATCACGAAGCTCGCCCAGGGCGCCTGGGACCTGCATTCAAAACGCGCGCAGGTCGATATGGGCGCCTTGGCGGACTGGCTGGAGGAGCCGCGGATAAAGAAGATGAACTCGGCTCTGGAAGCCTATGAGTTCGCAGGCGAAAAACTGCCGGACATCGTCGCGCGGCGGGCCTTGGACCAGATCCGGGACCGCTTCGGGAAGGACACCCGGTTCGACGTCGTCATCGTGGACCGGGCGGGCGCGGTCATCGGGCGGGCCGGGCCATGA
- the cobA gene encoding uroporphyrinogen-III C-methyltransferase yields MTTQTFSLPPGDWPLMEPGWVWLCGAGPGDPGLLSLHALNALGQADVIVHDALVDPRILDWAPEGTERIHAGKRGGKPSAKQRDISLQLVDLARAGKRVLRLKGGDPFVFGRGGEEGQTLVQHGVPIRIIPGITAGIGGLAYAGIPVTHRDVNQAVTFVTGHDRSGATTRVDWASVARGSQVIVIYMGMSNLAEICADIMAAGRAGDEPVAIVAHATLPEQQVLETTLAQASLDAEKAHLAAPAVICIGRAALLRQALDWQSLAMGRAPRDLDPLRIGRPAEEG; encoded by the coding sequence ATGACGACACAGACCTTCTCCCTTCCCCCCGGCGACTGGCCCCTCATGGAGCCCGGCTGGGTTTGGCTCTGCGGTGCCGGTCCCGGTGATCCCGGCCTTCTTTCGCTGCACGCGCTCAATGCACTCGGACAGGCCGACGTCATCGTTCACGACGCGCTGGTGGATCCCCGCATCCTCGACTGGGCACCCGAGGGGACCGAACGCATCCACGCCGGGAAACGCGGCGGCAAGCCATCGGCCAAACAGCGCGACATTTCGCTTCAGCTGGTCGACCTCGCCCGCGCGGGCAAGCGGGTCTTGCGCCTGAAGGGGGGCGATCCCTTCGTCTTCGGGCGCGGCGGCGAAGAAGGCCAGACCCTTGTTCAGCACGGAGTTCCGATCCGCATCATTCCGGGCATCACGGCGGGCATCGGCGGGCTGGCCTATGCGGGCATCCCCGTCACGCATCGCGACGTCAATCAGGCCGTCACCTTCGTGACGGGGCACGACCGTTCGGGTGCGACAACTCGAGTCGATTGGGCCTCGGTCGCGCGCGGGTCGCAGGTGATCGTGATCTACATGGGCATGTCGAACCTTGCCGAGATCTGCGCGGACATCATGGCCGCCGGGCGCGCAGGCGATGAACCGGTCGCCATCGTGGCCCATGCCACGCTGCCCGAACAACAGGTGCTCGAAACCACCCTCGCCCAAGCGTCGCTGGATGCCGAGAAGGCCCATCTCGCGGCGCCGGCGGTCATCTGCATCGGGCGCGCCGCGCTTCTGCGGCAGGCGCTCGACTGGCAGTCCCTTGCCATGGGACGCGCACCGAGGGACCTCGACCCCCTGCGAATTGGCCGTCCGGCGGAAGAGGGATGA
- a CDS encoding cobyrinate a,c-diamide synthase → MTLSATNRGLILAAPASGSGKTTLNLGILRALSRQGAPVRGAKFGPDYIDPRFHEAASGQPSVNLDAWAMTKRQIRSLAHGDGLLIVEGAMGLFDGAPDGDGATADLARILDLPVILVVDAARMSQSVAAVVRGFATHDPEVRVAGVILNRVGSARHEAMLRRALGPLGLPVLGTLYRDAALALPDRHLGLVQAGEHPDIATFLDSAADLVAAGIDLDALVALARPVASVAPGPVQPRPRRIAIARDTAFSFSYPHQRAAWVAEGATLLPFSPLADEAVPDADFVYLPGGYPELHAGRIAANTRFLSSLREAATEADIYGECGGYMVLGEWLTDAAGTRHRMAGLLGLSTSFETRKLHLGYRNLTSHWPGLPGRHKAHEFHYATTISAQGTPLFDATDALGEALDPMGLIEGRVAGSFAHLIP, encoded by the coding sequence ATGACCCTCTCCGCGACGAACCGGGGCCTGATCCTCGCCGCACCCGCCTCGGGAAGCGGCAAGACGACGCTCAACCTTGGGATTCTGCGCGCGCTGTCGCGTCAGGGGGCGCCGGTGCGCGGTGCGAAATTCGGACCCGACTACATCGACCCCCGGTTTCACGAGGCCGCCTCCGGGCAACCCTCGGTGAACCTCGATGCCTGGGCCATGACGAAACGCCAGATCCGCAGCCTCGCCCATGGTGACGGGCTTCTGATCGTGGAAGGCGCGATGGGATTGTTCGACGGGGCACCGGATGGCGACGGGGCGACGGCAGACCTCGCCCGGATCCTCGACCTTCCGGTGATCCTCGTGGTCGATGCGGCCCGGATGTCCCAATCGGTCGCCGCCGTGGTGCGCGGCTTCGCGACCCACGATCCGGAGGTCCGCGTGGCCGGGGTGATCCTGAACCGGGTCGGCAGTGCCCGTCACGAGGCCATGCTGCGCCGCGCGCTTGGCCCCCTGGGGCTCCCGGTGCTTGGCACGCTCTACCGCGACGCGGCACTTGCGCTCCCGGACCGCCACCTGGGCCTCGTGCAGGCCGGCGAACACCCGGACATCGCGACGTTTCTGGACAGTGCCGCCGACCTTGTGGCCGCCGGGATCGACCTCGACGCGCTCGTCGCTCTCGCCCGGCCCGTCGCCTCGGTTGCGCCGGGGCCGGTCCAGCCCAGACCGCGACGCATCGCCATTGCGCGCGACACGGCGTTTTCCTTCTCCTATCCGCACCAGCGCGCCGCCTGGGTGGCGGAGGGCGCGACGCTCCTGCCGTTTTCCCCGCTTGCCGACGAGGCGGTGCCCGATGCGGACTTCGTCTACCTTCCCGGCGGTTATCCTGAGCTTCACGCAGGCCGGATCGCGGCCAACACGCGCTTCCTCTCATCGCTCCGGGAGGCCGCGACCGAGGCCGACATCTATGGCGAGTGCGGCGGCTACATGGTGCTGGGCGAATGGCTCACCGATGCCGCAGGCACCCGACACCGCATGGCCGGGCTTCTGGGGCTCTCCACCTCCTTCGAGACGCGCAAGCTCCATCTGGGCTATCGAAACCTGACAAGCCACTGGCCCGGCCTGCCCGGTCGCCACAAGGCGCATGAATTCCACTATGCCACCACGATCAGCGCCCAAGGCACGCCGCTCTTCGATGCGACCGACGCTCTTGGCGAAGCGCTCGATCCCATGGGCCTGATCGAGGGGCGGGTCGCCGGGTCCTTCGCCCATCTCATACCATGA
- a CDS encoding MFS transporter: MTDAILTPADDSRAKRNVAILVLAQALLGAQMPMIFTIGGLAGQSLAPNPCFATLAISAIVLVSMLSANPMSWIMQRFGRRVGFWTGTLGGTVGAGIAAYGLALGSFTVFIIGSAFTGMYMSAQGFYRFAAADTASDAFRPKAISYVMAGGLASAIIGPQLVKVTADATVVPFLGAYVAIIALNVIGSLLFLALDIPKPPVPSHDAPRGRSLWELLTTPTIAVAIIVAMVSYALMNLVMTSTPLAVVGCGFEKSTAADVVSAHVLAMYIPSFFTGHLIARFGTRRIMAVGLAILAAAGVVGMQGVELENFFLALVLLGVGWNFGFIGATTMLAGAHEAHERGRIQGMNDMLVFGGVTVASLASGGLMNCAGGTPQDGWMAVNLAMVPFLALAGAALIWLVMRPSED; encoded by the coding sequence ATGACTGACGCGATCCTCACCCCGGCCGACGACTCCCGCGCGAAACGCAATGTCGCGATCCTCGTGCTCGCGCAGGCGCTGCTTGGCGCCCAGATGCCGATGATCTTCACGATCGGCGGCCTTGCGGGCCAGTCGCTTGCGCCCAACCCCTGTTTCGCGACGCTCGCGATCTCGGCCATCGTTCTGGTGTCGATGCTCTCGGCCAATCCGATGAGCTGGATCATGCAACGCTTCGGCCGCCGCGTCGGTTTCTGGACCGGCACGCTCGGCGGCACGGTCGGCGCGGGCATCGCCGCCTATGGGCTGGCCCTGGGCAGCTTTACCGTCTTCATCATCGGCTCGGCCTTCACCGGCATGTATATGAGCGCGCAGGGGTTCTACCGCTTCGCCGCCGCCGATACCGCGTCAGACGCGTTCCGGCCCAAGGCGATCTCCTATGTCATGGCGGGCGGTCTCGCCTCTGCCATCATCGGCCCGCAGCTGGTCAAAGTGACGGCGGACGCGACGGTGGTGCCCTTCCTCGGCGCCTATGTGGCGATCATCGCGCTGAACGTGATCGGCTCGCTCCTCTTCCTCGCGCTTGATATCCCGAAGCCGCCGGTGCCGTCGCATGACGCGCCGCGCGGGCGCAGCCTGTGGGAGCTTCTGACGACGCCGACGATTGCGGTCGCGATCATCGTCGCCATGGTCAGCTACGCGCTCATGAACCTCGTCATGACCTCGACTCCCCTCGCGGTGGTCGGCTGCGGGTTCGAGAAATCCACCGCCGCCGACGTCGTCTCGGCCCATGTGCTGGCCATGTATATCCCGAGCTTCTTCACCGGCCACCTGATCGCACGCTTCGGCACGCGACGGATCATGGCGGTCGGGCTCGCCATCCTCGCGGCAGCCGGGGTCGTGGGGATGCAGGGCGTGGAGCTCGAGAACTTCTTCCTTGCGCTCGTCCTGCTGGGCGTGGGCTGGAACTTCGGTTTCATCGGCGCGACCACGATGCTCGCCGGCGCCCACGAAGCCCATGAGCGGGGCCGGATTCAGGGCATGAACGACATGCTCGTCTTTGGCGGGGTCACCGTCGCCTCGCTCGCCTCGGGTGGGCTCATGAACTGCGCGGGCGGCACGCCGCAGGACGGCTGGATGGCGGTGAACCTCGCCATGGTGCCTTTCCTCGCGCTTGCAGGGGCCGCGTTGATCTGGCTGGTGATGCGTCCGTCCGAGGACTGA
- a CDS encoding squalene/phytoene synthase family protein: MSVQACAEIVHAGDPDRFAAAMTAPVPDREILFPLYAFNLEVAKAPWMTQEPIIAQMRLQFWRDALDEIEAGATPRAHEVVQPLSEAIHRRDIPLGALRGMIDARLADISREPFTDVSLLWTYLEKGAGGLMVASCAGLGFDTRDPALTLGRAQGLANFITALPDMKAHGWSPVAPEGLSRMAQTALTDIAALKGVDFATATPAARAAWRARGTLTRFLRDPEGPLVESEFARRSSLAWKALRGTW, from the coding sequence ATGAGCGTTCAGGCCTGCGCCGAGATCGTCCATGCGGGCGATCCCGACCGTTTCGCGGCCGCCATGACCGCGCCGGTGCCCGACCGCGAGATCCTGTTTCCGCTCTATGCCTTCAACCTCGAGGTCGCAAAGGCGCCCTGGATGACACAGGAGCCCATCATCGCACAGATGCGGCTCCAGTTCTGGCGCGACGCCCTGGATGAGATCGAGGCGGGCGCCACGCCCCGCGCGCATGAGGTAGTGCAACCGCTGTCCGAGGCGATCCATCGGCGTGACATTCCATTGGGAGCCCTGCGCGGGATGATCGACGCGCGGCTGGCCGACATCTCCCGCGAGCCTTTCACCGACGTGTCGCTCCTCTGGACCTATCTCGAGAAAGGCGCGGGCGGCCTCATGGTTGCAAGTTGCGCGGGTCTGGGCTTTGACACCCGGGACCCCGCGCTGACCTTGGGGCGGGCGCAGGGGCTTGCGAACTTCATCACGGCCTTGCCCGACATGAAGGCGCATGGCTGGTCGCCGGTCGCGCCGGAGGGTCTGTCCCGGATGGCGCAGACGGCCCTCACGGATATCGCGGCGCTGAAGGGCGTAGACTTCGCGACAGCGACCCCGGCCGCCCGCGCGGCCTGGCGCGCGCGCGGGACGCTGACGCGATTCCTGCGTGATCCCGAAGGTCCCCTGGTCGAGAGCGAGTTCGCGCGGCGCAGCAGCCTTGCCTGGAAGGCCCTGCGCGGGACCTGGTAG
- a CDS encoding alpha/beta fold hydrolase, with amino-acid sequence MFAKVLIFAGISVAVYFAIALGLILSQRPGTLSGEGGLTFDGILRQTKIAPLPQGTWTAPDGTQLTYAHVPAPSPDAPLVLMVHGSGWYGGQFEALARSLGDLAEVKAVTLRGHGKDPARRGDVDYVGQFEDDLAALLAESDGRRRFLLGHSSGGGLVARFAGGKHGAMIDGAVLLAPFLQYDAPTTRPNSGGWAHVLTRRIIGLTMLNTVGIHALDHLTVIQFNMPQVVLDGPLGGYATTAYSMRLNTGFAPRRDWKADVAALPPFLLVAGAEDEAMVAGAYEPILSEVTDRGDYVVVEGAGHLDIVDHPETRAAIRDYLK; translated from the coding sequence ATGTTTGCCAAGGTTCTGATCTTCGCGGGGATTTCGGTCGCGGTGTATTTCGCCATCGCCTTGGGGCTGATCCTGTCGCAACGGCCCGGGACGCTCTCGGGCGAGGGAGGTCTGACTTTCGACGGTATCCTGCGGCAAACGAAGATTGCGCCACTGCCGCAGGGGACTTGGACCGCGCCGGACGGGACGCAGCTGACCTACGCCCATGTGCCGGCACCCTCTCCCGACGCGCCGCTCGTCCTCATGGTACATGGCTCGGGCTGGTATGGCGGGCAGTTCGAGGCACTCGCCCGGTCCTTGGGCGATCTGGCAGAGGTCAAGGCGGTCACGCTGCGCGGTCACGGCAAGGACCCGGCACGGCGCGGCGACGTGGATTACGTCGGCCAGTTCGAGGACGATCTGGCCGCGCTCCTGGCTGAGTCCGACGGGCGCAGGCGCTTCCTGCTTGGTCATTCCTCCGGCGGCGGGCTGGTGGCGCGGTTCGCGGGCGGGAAGCACGGCGCGATGATCGACGGCGCGGTGCTGCTTGCGCCGTTCCTGCAATATGACGCCCCGACAACGCGGCCCAATTCCGGGGGGTGGGCCCATGTCCTGACCCGGCGCATCATCGGACTCACCATGCTGAACACTGTCGGCATTCACGCCCTCGACCATCTGACGGTCATCCAGTTCAACATGCCGCAGGTGGTGCTTGACGGGCCTCTCGGCGGGTACGCCACGACGGCCTACTCCATGCGCTTGAACACAGGCTTCGCGCCGCGGCGGGACTGGAAGGCGGACGTTGCCGCGCTGCCGCCGTTCCTCTTGGTGGCGGGGGCCGAGGATGAGGCGATGGTGGCCGGCGCCTATGAACCTATCTTGTCGGAGGTGACGGACCGAGGCGATTATGTCGTGGTGGAGGGGGCCGGGCATCTCGACATCGTCGACCATCCCGAGACGCGCGCGGCTATCCGGGACTACCTGAAATGA
- the cimA gene encoding citramalate synthase: protein MPERLYLFDTTLRDGQQTQGVQFSTPEKMAIAKSLDALGIDYIEGGWPGANPTDSEFFHQRPETRATFTAFGMTKRAGRSAANDDVLAQVMNANTPAVCLVGKTHDFHVSTALGITLEENLENISASIAHIVAEGKEALFDAEHFFDGYKENPDYALSCVKAAHDAGARWVVLCDTNGGTLPREVEAITRAVIEAGIPGDHLGIHTHNDTGNAVANSLAAVDAGARQIQGTLNGLGERCGNANLITLIPTLLLKEPYRTAFETGVPQEALVTLTRVSRQLDDILNRVPTKSAPYVGSSAFVHKAGLHASAILKDPTTYEHIDPVIVGNARVVPMSNQAGQSNLRARLEEVGITLEKGDARMTEILDEVKRLEDEGYAFDSAQASFELVARRILGTLPHYFDVERYRVITERRRNAMGRIVVESEAVVTTRTNDGKERTAFFKNEHAQEMQDDGPVNALWQALQSDLGPYKKAIKGDVFLKDFKVRITQGGTEAKTRVIIDFQDAAENSWSTVGVSANIVDASFAALLDAVVWKLVRDRVTPV from the coding sequence ATGCCTGAACGTCTCTACCTATTCGACACCACGCTGCGCGACGGGCAGCAGACGCAGGGCGTGCAGTTCTCGACGCCCGAGAAGATGGCCATTGCCAAATCGCTCGACGCGCTCGGGATCGACTATATCGAGGGCGGCTGGCCGGGAGCCAATCCGACGGACAGCGAGTTCTTCCACCAGCGGCCCGAGACCCGTGCGACCTTCACTGCCTTCGGCATGACCAAGCGGGCCGGGCGCTCGGCAGCCAATGACGATGTGCTGGCGCAGGTGATGAACGCGAACACGCCTGCTGTCTGCCTTGTGGGCAAGACCCATGATTTCCACGTCTCCACGGCCCTCGGGATCACGCTGGAGGAAAACCTCGAGAACATCTCGGCCTCCATCGCCCATATCGTGGCCGAGGGGAAAGAGGCGCTCTTCGATGCCGAACATTTCTTCGACGGCTACAAGGAGAACCCGGATTATGCGTTGTCCTGCGTGAAAGCAGCCCATGACGCCGGCGCGCGCTGGGTCGTGCTCTGCGACACGAACGGCGGCACGCTCCCGCGCGAGGTCGAGGCGATAACGCGGGCGGTCATCGAGGCGGGCATCCCCGGCGATCACCTTGGCATCCATACCCACAACGACACCGGCAACGCCGTGGCCAATTCGCTGGCGGCGGTGGACGCGGGCGCGCGCCAGATCCAGGGCACGCTCAATGGCCTTGGCGAACGCTGCGGCAACGCGAACCTGATCACGCTGATCCCGACGCTTCTGCTCAAGGAGCCTTACCGCACGGCCTTCGAAACCGGGGTGCCGCAGGAGGCGCTGGTGACCTTGACCCGTGTGTCGCGGCAGCTCGATGACATCCTCAATCGCGTGCCCACGAAATCCGCGCCCTATGTCGGCTCGTCGGCCTTCGTGCACAAGGCCGGGCTTCACGCCTCGGCGATCCTCAAAGACCCGACGACATATGAGCACATCGACCCGGTGATCGTGGGCAATGCTCGCGTCGTGCCGATGTCCAACCAGGCCGGGCAGTCGAACCTGCGCGCGCGGCTCGAGGAGGTTGGGATCACGCTCGAGAAGGGCGACGCCCGGATGACCGAGATCCTCGACGAGGTGAAGCGGCTGGAAGACGAGGGCTATGCCTTCGACTCGGCGCAGGCCTCCTTCGAACTGGTCGCGCGGCGCATCCTTGGCACCTTGCCCCATTATTTCGACGTCGAGCGCTACCGCGTCATCACCGAACGCCGCCGCAACGCGATGGGCCGGATCGTGGTGGAGAGCGAGGCCGTTGTCACGACGCGCACCAATGACGGCAAGGAACGCACGGCCTTCTTCAAGAACGAACATGCGCAGGAAATGCAGGACGACGGGCCAGTGAACGCACTCTGGCAGGCGCTGCAATCGGACCTTGGCCCCTACAAGAAGGCGATCAAGGGCGACGTCTTCCTCAAGGACTTCAAGGTCCGGATCACGCAGGGCGGCACCGAAGCCAAGACGCGGGTCATCATCGACTTTCAGGACGCGGCTGAGAACAGTTGGTCGACGGTCGGTGTCTCGGCCAACATCGTCGATGCGAGCTTCGCGGCGCTGCTCGACGCCGTGGTCTGGAAGCTGGTGCGCGACCGCGTGACGCCGGTCTGA
- the cysS gene encoding cysteine--tRNA ligase — MVEIKLTNTATRKKEVFVPLDPENVRMYVCGPTVYDRAHLGNARPVVVFDVLYRLLRHVYGAEHVTYARNFTDVDDKIMERAVRDEKPIDQITAETTQWYLDDMAAIGALEPDLMPRATAHIGDMVTMIGDLIDQGHAYEAEGHVLFAVESYADYGKLSGRSVDDMIAGARVEVAPYKRDPMDFVLWKPSDEGQPGWDSPWGRGRPGWHIECSAMAYELLGESFDIHGGGNDLMFPHHENEIAQSKCAHAGAGFARYWLHNEMLQVEGKKMSKSLGNFFTVRDLLDQGVPGEVIRFVFLGTHYRKPMDWTAEKRVGAETKIEGFVELIGMYGDLETAKTLEPEPALINALADDLNTHAALEVLGKLNGSGDANRLARNVVFLGILNWDALAHRVSEYREQKASLDRYAELLSGLRVRAVETKDFSEVDALKTVLTNAGVEVKMSKEGVELVPGKGFDAAKLAGIS, encoded by the coding sequence ATGGTCGAGATCAAGCTGACGAATACCGCCACGCGGAAGAAAGAGGTCTTCGTGCCCCTCGATCCGGAAAACGTGCGCATGTATGTCTGCGGCCCCACGGTTTACGACCGAGCGCATCTTGGCAACGCGCGGCCCGTGGTGGTCTTCGACGTGCTCTACCGGCTCCTGCGGCATGTCTACGGGGCCGAGCACGTCACCTATGCCCGCAATTTCACCGATGTCGACGACAAGATCATGGAACGGGCCGTGCGGGACGAGAAACCCATCGACCAGATCACCGCCGAGACGACGCAGTGGTATCTCGACGACATGGCCGCCATCGGCGCGCTGGAACCGGATCTCATGCCACGGGCGACCGCCCATATCGGCGACATGGTCACGATGATCGGCGACCTGATCGACCAGGGCCATGCCTACGAGGCCGAGGGTCACGTGCTCTTCGCGGTCGAGAGCTATGCCGACTACGGCAAGTTGTCGGGCCGGTCGGTGGACGACATGATCGCAGGCGCACGGGTCGAGGTCGCGCCCTACAAGCGCGATCCGATGGATTTCGTGCTCTGGAAGCCGTCGGACGAGGGGCAACCGGGCTGGGACAGCCCCTGGGGGCGTGGTCGGCCCGGCTGGCATATCGAGTGCTCGGCGATGGCCTATGAGTTGCTCGGGGAGAGCTTCGACATCCACGGCGGCGGCAACGACCTCATGTTCCCCCACCACGAGAACGAGATCGCCCAGTCGAAATGCGCCCACGCGGGGGCTGGGTTCGCACGGTATTGGCTGCACAACGAGATGTTGCAGGTCGAGGGCAAGAAGATGTCCAAGTCGCTGGGCAACTTCTTCACGGTGCGGGATTTGTTGGATCAGGGCGTCCCGGGCGAGGTGATCCGCTTCGTGTTCCTCGGGACGCATTATCGCAAGCCGATGGATTGGACAGCGGAAAAACGGGTCGGTGCTGAGACAAAGATCGAAGGTTTTGTCGAGTTGATAGGGATGTATGGGGACCTCGAGACTGCGAAGACCTTGGAACCAGAACCTGCCCTCATCAACGCTCTCGCAGATGACTTGAACACACACGCGGCGCTCGAGGTCTTGGGCAAGCTAAACGGATCTGGCGATGCAAATCGGCTCGCGCGGAATGTCGTGTTCCTTGGGATTCTGAATTGGGACGCCCTCGCACACCGGGTCTCGGAGTATCGCGAACAAAAGGCTTCATTGGATCGCTATGCGGAGTTGCTTTCCGGGCTCAGGGTTCGCGCAGTGGAAACAAAGGATTTTTCGGAGGTCGACGCCCTGAAAACCGTGCTGACCAATGCCGGTGTCGAGGTGAAGATGTCCAAGGAGGGCGTCGAACTGGTCCCTGGTAAAGGCTTCGACGCAGCTAAGCTGGCGGGTATTTCTTGA
- a CDS encoding MmcQ/YjbR family DNA-binding protein, giving the protein MSRELVNEICATYPGAEVSDPWGGGHDAWKVGGKMFASIGAMGLGVAVKCPDVETADMLKEAGVAERAPYFHKSWVHLPFGATTEDEFRHRIRVSYDTIRASLPKKLQASLATVD; this is encoded by the coding sequence ATGTCACGCGAGCTGGTCAACGAAATCTGCGCCACCTACCCCGGAGCCGAAGTCTCGGACCCCTGGGGCGGCGGGCATGACGCCTGGAAGGTGGGCGGCAAGATGTTCGCGAGCATCGGCGCGATGGGGCTGGGCGTGGCGGTCAAATGCCCGGACGTGGAAACCGCCGACATGCTGAAGGAAGCCGGCGTGGCCGAGCGTGCGCCCTATTTCCACAAGTCCTGGGTGCATCTGCCGTTCGGGGCGACGACCGAGGACGAGTTCCGGCATCGCATCCGCGTGAGTTACGATACGATCCGCGCGAGCCTTCCGAAGAAACTGCAAGCCTCGCTGGCGACGGTCGATTAA